In Setaria italica strain Yugu1 chromosome IX, Setaria_italica_v2.0, whole genome shotgun sequence, the genomic stretch cagatggcttccatgcgaagatgtctcagttggccCGGAGGAAACTAACGAGCGCGTGTTCCTATTTTGGGTCCAGCCCTGAGctgatcagggctgtcttggagctatcgccagtctcaaggtcaatggcttcgACATCGACTTCACTTGCTAGCTTGACCTTGGTAGCCTCAGACTTCTTctctaggatctcgagttccGCCGGGCACAATTTTTTGGaggcggcgaagacttgcatcattgaatttggCATTTGAGTAGTCACCGCCAACTCCACGGTTTCTATATCGCAGTCATAGGATCTTTTCAAATCTCCACATAGGGAGAGTACTTCCTTGGgccctggcatcttgagtactaagtacacgtaatgcgggatggccatgaatttagccAGTGCAAGTCTTCCGAAGATAGCGTGATGCGAAGTTTCAAAATCAGCTACCTCAAATCGGATGTACTCTATCCGGTAGTACTTTTTGGTCCCAAAGGGAATTGACGAAACCAcatgaccaaggggtacagccgcgttgcctgggacaatcccgtagaatggagagttcatcgGGTGAGCATATCCGTAATGTCGAGGCCCATTTTCCTCATAATCTTGGCGAAGAGAATGTTGAGATcactgccgccatcgatgaATACTTTTGTGAGTTGAGAGCCTACGACTACCgggtccaggacgaggggatagcatcctgggtctgagaaactagtccagtGTGACAGGGATCAGGTCACGATTGTGATCAATCTCGGCCCAACTGAAAAGAGCCAACATACTTCTGTAAGGAAGTAATACTCCAATCCGCTATAATCCCAAGTCGGGCTTGTCGTACAATACAATCGATGACCATCCCGGTAACAGAAAACGGCTCATGCCCACTCTGCACACTGAGTGGACCACACTTACACTGCAACTTATTTACGCTTTCATTCTCGATTTGCGTAAAAGGGTTAAATCAAGATTACAATGCTTCATAGAGCTAGCTATTTAAGTTGGCTCATCTCACCCTCCACTTCTCATTTGGAACTGTTCTTAGAGCTACTATACCTCGTACATGTTACTCAATTGTTAGCCTAACTTGCCCATGGGCTGTTACAATGCCAAAAGATGGTTATTTACGTGGAATAAAGCAGTTCATTCCATGAtagtgatagcaaatcggcaaCAGAAACTGTTGGCCAGCAGCATGAGCGCGCGCATCCTGCTACTCCAGGAATACCCAGCTGGCCAGCCagcacccggcggcggcgcctccatcCTTCGTGCTTCCCCTTCCTAAACGCCACTGGCGGTGTCTCCATCCTGGCATACGGCGCCCGATGCCGAGCCCATCCcacctcttcttctccatgaACCGCTGCAACGACGCCTTCCTCGCCACCAGTGCATCGACGGTCGACCACCCCACCCAGCCCACTCTGCCAGCCTACCAGGCGGCGACGCACGCCAGCTCGATCGCCCTGTCCTCTGAGACATCGTCAAACACCATCACGCGCCCGCCGTAGATGCATGATCGTCAACTGCGCCTGGGACGGTATTGCAGGATGATCTTCCCTAGAGTCGGGTAGTCCACATCGGTCCCAGGCATCAGGAGCATCGTGCACGCAGCTATCTGCACCGCAGGATGAGGATGAGCGGTTGCCGGCGCCACCATCCAGGACATAGCTGCGGCCTCATCCTTACACAACAGCTGAGCACGCGGCAGGCCACCGCGCGAACCGTTGACGACTGGCTGCTGCCATCTCGCCACCGGATTCTAGTTCAGCTTTCGGCTGGATTTTCTTTTCTCTATATATATGCGCACGCGCGTTGGGATTGCCCTCCGTTCGGGTGAATGTCACGATCACTCGATGTGCCCTCGTGGCCTCGTGGGGGCTAAACTGACGAGGAATGTGGGATTCCAATAGGAAAGGGTAATATACTCATATTTTAGTTGTATTTTAGTTGGTCGATGCCTCGTAAGAAATGGAGAAATAGCGGTTGGTTCTGTCgtgcaaaaaaatatttattttttctttttacataattttttattcttcCTCAATTTTGCATAAGATACATCCATTTatattttataatttttaagTATAATTAGGGGTGTATCCACGGGTTGGGAGCACGAGAGCATCCCAACTCGCGGGAGCACCTTAACCTTCCTTTCTCGTCGATTAAGCCAAATCCACCATCGGGGTTCAACTTGCTCCTGCTGTCCTGATATTTTTTCCTACCAAATGAAGATTCGATTTCTCTTTTCAGCTTGTATCTGATGCATCGAACCTTTTCAGGTGAATAACACGAAACGATTGGTTGATCACCAACAAACTCAAAACGATAGTTCAAACAAGAAAAGCACATATTGGCAACTTGCGAGGGTATTTGCAACGAATCTAAAGCTGAAAATTTGCATTTGCTATACACGTCAGTGAACTGCCTAGTCGTACTACGAAACAACATGCTCCACATGCCACAGCGGCGGTATCACATAATGAAAGACCGATAAGGCCGGCTGCATCAGCACGCGCTTCCACCTGAAATACCCAGCTCGAGGCAGCAGCCGGCGGTGTCAGCTTCCCCCTCCTTCCCGTTCTCGGCCGCCGTCGGgaacgcagcggcggcggcgtacggcgACCGCGTGGCGATcctgtccctcctcttctccatGAACCGCCGCAGCGACGCCTTCCTTGCCACCGGGACGTCGTCGGTCGTCCTACTCCCACCGAGGATGACTtgctggccggcggcgacgcgcaCCAGCTCCGCTGCCCTGTCAGCCGTGACGTCGTCGAACACCAGCACGCGCCCGCCGTGCATTATCGTCAGCCGCGcccgcgtcggcgccggcgttgCCTCGGCCGCCCCTTCCCCGACAACGTCGAGCGCGACGTCGGCGCCCGGCATGAGAAGCATGGTCGACGCCGACCCGGCACGAGCGTGAgactccgccgccaccatcttCCCGGCCGCGGCCTCGGCTCTGACGCACCGGCTGAGCACCCCGCATGCCACCGCgaaccgccgccggccgctgcaaTCTGCTGCTGCCATCTCGCGACCGAGAATCCTATAAAAATTTTCCACTGGAGTTTGTTCGCACGTTGGTATTGGCTTCGATCGATTCGGCTGGAGCACAGGATGCCTCAATGGCTTTATATATTTGCGTCTCCTCGTGCTCGTGGGGCCGCATTAAAGCGCCAAAGAGGGCGGGTAGGATTTGTTTCGCTCGATTGCCACGACCAAAACGTGGGATTCCGAGGAGGCGCTCACGACGACGGGGACAGCAAAGCGGAGGACAGGGCATATTTTAGTCGGCCACATTTGACATGACATGCAATGGTGTTCGGTATTTTGCGCGCACGCAGCAGCCCCGGCTGGTTTCGGCGGAGGAGAAAACGGGCTCGTTTTTGCCGTGCGCGCGTGGCGTTTCGGCAGGTTTAATTTTGGCCTGTTTCCGCCGTGCGACAGCCGCCGGCATTTGACGCTGCGATAAAGGATTCACGCACGTTGCCACGGCGCATCTGGAACTGTTATGCTTGCGCGACGATGCTGGCCGGTGTTCATGGGTAACACATGGGTTGCAAGGAAAATACATTTCCACGCTAACCACAGTAATACGAAGAAATTTTGGAACCATCAAAATGTTTTCTATATTTTGAGTAGTAAATATTCCACGGAATTTCACTCAACGCAGGTGGACTAGTAGGGTAATTTTCTGAAGTCTTGTTACCATCAACTTCAGTAATACTTCCCAGCTCCTACAATAGATACATATAATAGAAAGAGTCCACATGTTGGTGTCCTTTCATTTCATCCcaaatccctcctctctctcttctttctcttctctctctcccgcatTCTCTGTCCGCCCTGACTCCCGAGCTTGGGGCCGTGGCTCGCCCCTCTGCCAGTAGAAATGGGGCTGCCCAAAATTCTGCCATCACGCTCCATGGCAGAGGGGTGGCAGGGAACGATGTTGGGGTGCAGGGAAGGGAGCGGTGCGGGACGTCTTGGCCCCTCCACCGCCACACCCGCTTGCCTGCAGAGGCAGCCCGCGGCTGCGTTGGCCAGTGGTCGGCCCGTGCGGAGGTGGTAGGAGGGGACGACGGTGCTCCTTATCAAAACAtgtggggaaggaggaggaatcGACTCCTGTGCAGAAGTCGGAGGGGATGGGAGCACGAGCGTcgaaggagggaggagggggtctAGGCCAGCGAGTCGCGAGCACGGTGGCAGATCCGATGCCTGGGCAACGCAACATGATTTTGGCCTAGCCACCCATGGGAAAAAAAGGGATCGGGGGATCATAATCTAGGGGGTCTGAGTAGGGTCTCTGCATGAGCTGAGTTTTTGGCCTCAATCCCTATCTTTTGAGTAGGTATCTTTCTGGAGCTGCCCTTAGAAGAGTGTTTGTCGATGTTGGCCTCGTCGGTGATTTCGGATTTAGTGGATTTACTCCAGATTTTTGGAACATGTCCGGAGAAAAGACTGTCAACTATTTGCTTACGGTATGCAGGTAGCATGTGGTCGGTCGTGCAATGATTAAGGGTTCGTGGACTTTGGAGATATATGAGATGCTTTAGATATCATGTTCATCGTCCTCTTTTCGTGGAAGTGATATAGTTCCTAGAGTTTTGTGATCCTTCCATTTAGTTATATACACAAGAATAGATGGTACTGTAGCTCCTTTTGCACTTGGAATTTAGGATTGGATGGTAGTTTTAAGCATAGGTTGAGTTTGGGATTCAAAATTACTTAGTGTATCCAGTTTTAATTTagtattttttcttatttaatatTATTGTGGAGCCTGAAACTTTCTTTTAATTTAAGGAAAAGTTCAAATTGCTCCTCTCAAGTA encodes the following:
- the LOC101752830 gene encoding protein TIFY 11f, which encodes MAAADCSGRRRFAVACGVLSRCVRAEAAAGKMVAAESHARAGSASTMLLMPGADVALDVVGEGAAEATPAPTRARLTIMHGGRVLVFDDVTADRAAELVRVAAGQQVILGGSRTTDDVPVARKASLRRFMEKRRDRIATRSPYAAAAAFPTAAENGKEGEADTAGCCLELGISGGSAC